From the genome of Aeromonas hydrophila subsp. hydrophila ATCC 7966:
CGTGCTGGCGGCGGCCTATGCCACTGGTGGCAGCGAGAAGAACCTCAAACCCGCGCTGGAGCTGTTCGGTCAGCTGGCCAAGCAGGGTCGCCTGTCGCTGAACGACCCGACCATCGCCAACATCGAGAAGGGCGAGGTGGAAGTGGGGGTGCTGTGGGACTTCAACGCGCTGAACTACCGCGACCAGATCGACCCCAAGAAGTTTGAGGTGGTGATCCCGAGCGACGGCTCCGTCATCGCCGGTTACACCACCATCATCAACAAGTGGGCCAAGAACCCCAACGCCGCCAAGCTGGCGCGGGAATACATCCTCTCCGACGCCGGCCAGATCAACCTGGCGCGCGGCTACGCCCGCCCGATCCGCAGCAACGTGACCCTGCCGGACGACGTCAAGGCCAAGCTGCTGCCGGCCGAGCAGTACGCCAATGCCAAGCCGGTACAGGATCACGCCGCCTGGGAGCAGAGCTTCAAGGCCCTGCCGCGCCAGTGGCAGGAAACCGTCATGATCAACATGCAATAAGGAGCGGCCAGTGCAACACAAGGTGATAGTGGTACTTGTGGATGGCCTCTCTGCCGAGGTAGCCCATTGCATGGGCTACCTCGCGGGCATGGTGGAGGCGGAGCGCGGCCTCTATACGACCCTCAGCTGCGCCCTGCCCTCCCTCTCCCGGCCCCTCTACGAGTGCATCCTGACCGGGTCGACGCCAGTGGAGAGCGGCATCACCCACAACGGGGTGAGCCGTCTCAGCCGGCAGGAGTCCATCTTCCATCTGGCCCGGGCGGGCGGCAAACGCACCGCAGCAGCGGCCTACCACTGGGTGAGCGAGCTCTACAACCAGAGCCCCTGGCAAGCGGCCCGCGATCGCTTCACCCATGACGAGCGGCTGCCGATCCAGCACGGCTGCTTCTACTGGGATGACAACTACCCCGACAGCCATCTGCTGATGGACGGCGAGTGGCTGCGCAGCCAGTACGACCCCGATTTTCTGCTGATCCACCCGATGGGGGTGGATGATGCCGGCCACCAGTTTGGTCTCGATTCCCGCCAGTACCGCAATCAGGCGCGCCGGATGGACAGCCTGCTGGCCGACCTGCTGCCCCAGTGGCTGGCGGAGGGGTATCAGGTAGTGATCACCTCGGATCACGGCATGAACAACGACCTGAGCCACGGCGGTACCCTGGCCGAGGAGCGCCGGGTACCGCTCTGGCTGTTTGGCGATGCGTTTGTGGCCCAGTGGCCCGCCGGCCCCGCCATACAGCAGACCCAGCTCTGTGCCCTGATGGCAGACCTGCTGGGGGTGACTCACGACAAGCCGAGCGGCCCGCCGCTGCTCAAGGCCGGCAACCTGCCGGAGGTGCACTGATGATGCCCGCCACCACCGAGATCCTGGCGGATCAACCCATGGCAACCAAGCACAAGGTGCGCCGCCACTGGCTGCCGGCCCTGGTGCTGCTGCCGTTTGTCCTCTTGATGATCCTGTTCCAGCTCGCCCCCATGGTGTGGGTGCTGGTGGGCAGTTTTCAGACCCCGGATGGCTGGGGCCTCGACTACTACCGGGAGATCCTGAGCTCCCCCTTCTACCTGCAATCGTTCGGCAACTCCTTGCGCATCGCCGGTATCGCCAGTCTGGCGGGGCTTGCCATCGGCACGCTCGGGGCGGCCGCACTGCGCCACAGCGGCGAGCGGGTCAAACGGGTGCTGCTGGCCTTCGTCACCATGACCGGCAACTTCAGCGGCGTGCCGCTGGCGTTCGCCTTCATCATCATTCTTGGCATCAACGGTGCGGTCACTCTGCTGCTGAAATCCTGGGGCCTCATCGACGGCTTCAACCTCTACTCGGGTAGCGGCCTCATCCTCATCTACACCTACTTCCAGATCCCGCTCGCGTTGCTGCTGCTCTACCCGGCCTTCGATGCGCTGCAGGATGAGTGGCCGCAGGCCGCCGCACTGCTCGGCGCGAGCAAGGGGCAGTATGTGTGGCACGTGGCGCTGCCGATGCTGACGCCTGCGCTGCTCGGCACCCTGATCATCCTGTTTGCCAACGCGGTGGGGGCCTATGCCTCCGCCTATGCCCTCACCACAGGTAACTTCAATCTGGTGACCATCCGGGTGGCCAGTCTGGTCTCCGGCGACATCTTCCTCGAACCCAATATGGCGGCGGCGCTGGCGGTGATCCTGATGGTGCTGCTGGGGGTAGTGACGGCCGCCAACCAGTGGCTGCTGAAAAAAAGCTATGTGAACAAGGGGCAATCCCATGCATGATTTGACGCCGCGCTGGCCCAAGTGGGTGCTGGGTGGGCTGGTCGCCACCCTGCTGTTGCCGCTGCTGGCCACGTTTCTCTACTCCCTCTCCACCCGCTGGGGGGCGACCCTGCTGCCGGACGGCTTTACCCTCGACTGGTACCTCAAACTGTGGGGTGACCCGCGCTTTCTGGCGGCGTTTGGCCGCAGCCTCTTGGTCTGCTTTGCTACCCTGCTGCTGGGGACCCTGGTGCTGGTGCCCACCGTGCTGGTGGTGGCCTACTACTTCCCCAGGCTGGATCCCTGGATGAACCTGCTGATCCTGCTCCCCTTCGCGGTGCCGCCCGTGGTCTCCTCGGTCGGGTTGCTGCAGATCTACGCCGACGGCGTTCTGCCGATTATCGGCACGCCGTGGATCCTGATCGGCACCTGGTTCACCGTGGTGCTCCCCTTTATGTACCGGGCGCTGGCCAACAGTTTGCAGGGGGTGCCGCTGAAAGATCTGATGGATGCCGCCCATCTGCTGGGGGCAAGCAGTCGGCGCGCCTTCCTGCTGGTGGTGATCCCCTGTCTGCGCAAGGGGCTGCTGGCGGCGCTGTTTCTCTCGCTCTCCTTCCTGCTCGGCGAGTTCGTGTTTGCCAACATGCTGGTGGGCACCCGTTACGAAACCCTGCAGGTCTACCTCTACAACATGCGTTCGACTTCGGGCCACTTCACCAGCGCGCTGGTGATGAGCTACTTCCTGCTGACCCTGCTGCTCACCTGGGCAGCGAACAGATTTCATCGGTGAATCAACATGTTCCATCTAGAAGTGAATCAACTGCACAAATCCTATGGCGACACCAGAGTGTTCGAGGGGATTGAATTCGGCATCCGAAAGGGGGAGCTGGTGACACTGCTCGGCCCCTCCGGCTGCGGCAAGTCCACCCTGCTGCGGGCGCTGGCCGGGCTCACCCCGGTGGATGGCGGTCAGGTGCGGGTAGCCGGTGAAGATATTACCTGGCAGGAGCCCCAGAAGCGGGGCATCGGCATGGTGTTCCAGAGCTATGCGCTGTTCCCCAACATGACGGTGCGGGACAACGTCGCCTTCGGTCTCAAGATGAAGCCCCAGCCGGGGCGGGATCTCGCCGCCAGCGTGCAGGAGGCGCTGGCGCTGGTGGAGCTGACCGGCTTCGAGCGCCGCTATCCGAGCGAACTCTCCGGCGGCCAGCGTCAGCGCGTCGCCCTGGCCCGGGCTCTGGTGGTGCAGCCGCGGATCCTGCTGCTGGACGAGCCGCTCTCGGCGCTGGATGCCCGCATCCGCCGCAGCTTGCGCCAGCAGATCCGCGAGATCCAGCAGCGCCTTGAGCTCACCACCATCTTCGTCACCCACGATCAGGAGGAGGCGCTGACCATGTCGGACCGGATCTTCCTGATGAACAAGGGATCCATCGTGCAGAGCGGCACGCCGGAGGAGATCTACACCCGCCCCGCCAGCGAGTTCGTGGCAAGCTTTATCGGCAACTACAACCTGCTCGATGGTGAGCAGGCCAGCTCCCTGTTCGGCCCCCGTTTTCAGGGCAAGCTGGCGCTGCGACCGGAGTCCCTCTCCCTGCTGCCGGCCGGTGCCCGCAGCGATGAACCTCACCTGCCGGGGGTTATCAGCGGGCAGCAGCTGCTCGGCAACGTGATCCGCTATCAGGTGAGCTGTGCGGCGGGCCTGCTGACGGTGGACTGCCTCAACCGCTCCGCCGGCGAGCTGCTGCCGGTGGGCAGCGCCGTGACCCTGGTGGTGGCCCGGGATCAGCTCTGTGAGGTAGCATGACACCGCATTTCATTTCCATTTTTACTGCGAGGAGCGCCCATGGCACTGGCACTGTTTGATCTGGACGAGACCCTGATTGCCGGGGATTCCGCCAGCCTCTGGCTGGCGTACATGGTGGCCGAGGAGCTGGCGCCGGCCAGCATGATCGCCGAGGAGCAGGCGATGATGTCCCTCTACCATCAGGGCAAGATGGACATGCACCAGTACATGGCCTTCACCCTGCAACCGCTGGCGGGCAAGACGCGCCAGTGGCTCGACTCGCTCTGCACCCGCTTTGCCGAGCAGGTGCTGCGCGATCGTATCTATCCGGAGGGGTTGGCACGCATCGAGTGGCACCGCCAGCGCGGTGACGAGCTGGTGCTCATCTCCGCCTCCGGCGAGCATCTGGTGGCTCCCATGGCGCAGATGCTGGGGATGGATCACTGCGTGGCCATCCTGCTCGACGAGGAAGCCGGCATGCTGACCGGCCAGACCCGCGGCACCCTCAGCTTTCGCGAGGGCAAGGTGGCCCGCATCAACCAGCTGTTTGCCGCCAGCACCAACCCCTGGCGGGAGAGTCACGGCTACAGCGATTCCCACAACGACCTGCCGCTGCTGCAGGCGGTAACCCACCCCCACGCGGTCAACCCGGCGCCCGGTCTGCGCCAGGTCGCCATCGAGCAGGCCTGGCCCACCCTCGATTGGCAGTTGGCCTCCTGAATGAAGAAGAGGCCCTCAGGCCTCTTCTTTGCTCAGCAGTGCATCGTCGGCAGGAGGCGCATCCTCCTGCCTCTTCGCCTCGGGCCTGCCCAGATAGATGCGGTTCTTGCCGTCGCGTTTGGCGCGGTACACCTCGGCATCGGCGATCTCCAGCAGCGTCTTGCCATCCATCCCCGCCTGACTGGCTACCAGCCCGCCGCTGAAGGTGATCCTGAGCTCGGGCTCGCGCCAGTCCAGTGACTCCACCCCCTTGCGGAACTGCTCCAGCAGCATCTGGCAGAAGTGGATGTCCGGGTTGACCAGCAGCACCACCAGCTCCTCGCCACCGTAGCGGCAGACCCAGCCGTGATCCCCCAGCAGCCGCATGCCCAGCTTGGACACCCGCTTGAGCACCACGTCCCCGGTCTGATGGCCGAAGGTGTCGTTGACCCGTTTGAAATCGTCCAGATCCACCATGGCCAGGCAGAACGGCTGATGCTCGAACAGCAGACGATTGACGCGTTCGTCGAAGAAGCGGCGGTTGTAGAGGCCGGTCAGCTTGTCGAGGTTGGCCTGCTGGCGCGCCTCGTAATAATCCTTGCTCACCTCCGCCAGCTCGGCATAGACGTGTCTGAGCTCGCGCATCCCCCCCTGCGGCACGTCATCGGGCTGCATCCGGCTCGCCCGGATCATGCTGGAGATCTCGTCGAGCATGCGGCGAAAATAGCGGGACCAGACCAGCGCCAGCATCACGTAGAGCACGCAGGCCAGCGCCACCATCAGCTGCACGTTGAGGGAGACCCGCTCCACCAC
Proteins encoded in this window:
- a CDS encoding alkaline phosphatase family protein gives rise to the protein MQHKVIVVLVDGLSAEVAHCMGYLAGMVEAERGLYTTLSCALPSLSRPLYECILTGSTPVESGITHNGVSRLSRQESIFHLARAGGKRTAAAAYHWVSELYNQSPWQAARDRFTHDERLPIQHGCFYWDDNYPDSHLLMDGEWLRSQYDPDFLLIHPMGVDDAGHQFGLDSRQYRNQARRMDSLLADLLPQWLAEGYQVVITSDHGMNNDLSHGGTLAEERRVPLWLFGDAFVAQWPAGPAIQQTQLCALMADLLGVTHDKPSGPPLLKAGNLPEVH
- a CDS encoding ABC transporter permease, encoding MMPATTEILADQPMATKHKVRRHWLPALVLLPFVLLMILFQLAPMVWVLVGSFQTPDGWGLDYYREILSSPFYLQSFGNSLRIAGIASLAGLAIGTLGAAALRHSGERVKRVLLAFVTMTGNFSGVPLAFAFIIILGINGAVTLLLKSWGLIDGFNLYSGSGLILIYTYFQIPLALLLLYPAFDALQDEWPQAAALLGASKGQYVWHVALPMLTPALLGTLIILFANAVGAYASAYALTTGNFNLVTIRVASLVSGDIFLEPNMAAALAVILMVLLGVVTAANQWLLKKSYVNKGQSHA
- a CDS encoding ABC transporter permease; this translates as MHDLTPRWPKWVLGGLVATLLLPLLATFLYSLSTRWGATLLPDGFTLDWYLKLWGDPRFLAAFGRSLLVCFATLLLGTLVLVPTVLVVAYYFPRLDPWMNLLILLPFAVPPVVSSVGLLQIYADGVLPIIGTPWILIGTWFTVVLPFMYRALANSLQGVPLKDLMDAAHLLGASSRRAFLLVVIPCLRKGLLAALFLSLSFLLGEFVFANMLVGTRYETLQVYLYNMRSTSGHFTSALVMSYFLLTLLLTWAANRFHR
- a CDS encoding ABC transporter ATP-binding protein, with protein sequence MFHLEVNQLHKSYGDTRVFEGIEFGIRKGELVTLLGPSGCGKSTLLRALAGLTPVDGGQVRVAGEDITWQEPQKRGIGMVFQSYALFPNMTVRDNVAFGLKMKPQPGRDLAASVQEALALVELTGFERRYPSELSGGQRQRVALARALVVQPRILLLDEPLSALDARIRRSLRQQIREIQQRLELTTIFVTHDQEEALTMSDRIFLMNKGSIVQSGTPEEIYTRPASEFVASFIGNYNLLDGEQASSLFGPRFQGKLALRPESLSLLPAGARSDEPHLPGVISGQQLLGNVIRYQVSCAAGLLTVDCLNRSAGELLPVGSAVTLVVARDQLCEVA
- a CDS encoding HAD family hydrolase — its product is MALALFDLDETLIAGDSASLWLAYMVAEELAPASMIAEEQAMMSLYHQGKMDMHQYMAFTLQPLAGKTRQWLDSLCTRFAEQVLRDRIYPEGLARIEWHRQRGDELVLISASGEHLVAPMAQMLGMDHCVAILLDEEAGMLTGQTRGTLSFREGKVARINQLFAASTNPWRESHGYSDSHNDLPLLQAVTHPHAVNPAPGLRQVAIEQAWPTLDWQLAS